aatctaaaacatatctttcattattcatcatcaaatatcaCATAACACAAatgttcatcaatggcacaactcaaaatattcatcaaaataaaaaaaatcaaacatggACCGGaaagtattcgaagcaacgatcttaaaaacgtaaaaattatcaaaaaccaaacAGAGAACTAACCTTAATCAAGCTTCAAAATGGCCGAATATTGCTtggcttcttttctttttcttttgcatgaATTCGGCTAAGGAAGATGATAataaccttaattttttttatgtttttatctaacatatattataatatatttttaatttactaatataaccttatataaataaatataacttatatatattttaaggttAACATTGTCCTTAGCTGTCCACTAATACTAGCTATGGCATAATTTCAACATAAGTGCGTCATATTATAAAGACAAGTTCAATTAGGCAATCAcacatttaactatcaaatttttattttacgcgattaagccattttctttaatcaatcattcaaacaataaaatttaaacacgaaaatttcacacaatcaaattcacacattataaacgcacaaaataatattaaaatattttttgactcagatttgtggttccaaaactactattccgattagggtcaaaatcgggctgttacactttGACTTCTCAGGTAATCAGCATACTTAGGACCAAACGACGTGCAGAAGCTCATATTGGATTCTCAGTTATTTAATTATGATGGttcatgtttttaaattattctggACTTTCTAGATTTTTTGGACGGTTGTAAATCTGTTTCTGTATTTTGCTTTACATTTTGGTTTGCTTAGttaaatttagtaattattacTTAAAACTACAAAGTTTTGTGTTTTGCAAATTAAGTCACGATTTTCGAAATTTAATACTCTGAAATTTCCGCTGCAAAATAAAGTAATCATTTAAGTGTTTttctataataaattaaatagtttcAATGAGTGTTTTCTTAAAAGCGCAAAGTGATTTGTCGAATTAATATTGTCAAAACATAcgatttcaaattcaatttctaGGTTTTTAAATAAGCTAATGTAATTCCTCCAAATttggccataacatctaggtcttgtttgggatgttacaattttagtccttaattttatatttttatcaaattgacccttattttatataaaaattataaaaaactcaaaatcatttataaaatagtaaaatgtatataaaattctagaaaaataaaatcttgaatATGTTGTTGAAGAACTAAATTGTatgagaaataaagaaaagtatcATTCAATAGAATCCAATAACAAACTTGgcacataacaaaataaaaagttagatCATTACATACTTCCTCAATGTGTCTCGAAACCAAATTAGTAGAATTATCTAGTTGAGTTTCATGCTCTTGAAGAACATTTAGAACCAGTATTAcagaggcttatgaaatcaacCCGGAAGTcatttttttagtcaaaagattaaaaaatatcccacaaattttttttcaaactcaattcaagatttaattatatttaaattattttccataacccaaattgtaaaaacaaattatgtttCTTCTTCCATGGTCGAGTTGGGCTTGGACAAGGTTTTTATGTCTTGAGCCGTTACAACTTGacttcaatttaaataataaaagttatttttaaaattcaaatttaattaataatataaaaatgtttttttaatattttattattttctaaactcgcAAATGGACTTTTTGGATTGACCAAGCAAAGCTAGAAATGGGTTAGGCtagaaaaaatattagattatttATAAGAGTATATCAAGGAGtctaataattacaattttttggAAGGTCTTAATAACACTAGAAATCTTATCACATGCGTATGCATGTAGAAATCACGTATGTATAACATGAtcgtgtttaaaaataacatacaatgaATCTTGAAAAGTATAATTtggaactaattaataataacacgtgaaatatgtatgatattaaaataaaattagattaaattgagaGTAAAACAAAATCTAAACACAAAAACACATCATATTAATAATACTAAATAAATACAAATGTTTATCATTGTTTTGTCTTCAATCCCGAGTTGGTGATGctaaatcaataacattatttacatacacaaatatataaaaacttagAACACAAATGTTTATCTGTTATAAAGCATGTATGACATGGACATTTCtgacatttgttaattttgcaagTGCATTAGGATGAGATTTGTGTTTACGGAGGATGTGTGGGAGTTTAATTCATTTGCCATATTTAGTGGCTCAACCGCACGTATTTTTGCATTTGGCGATGAATCACCTAATGATTTGGCAGTTAGACTGCgaatattttgaaatgtttcatACTGGCACTAAGCGGTGTGTAGGGTCTGATAGGTATTTAataccctatatggtgtgtagaaatggtcgaagatggtgtgtaaCGGATCGGTTTAGGATTGTAATCTACACCTGATATGTTCTGATTCTGTTTCTGTATACGATATATGTCTAATTGACTTCCGAAAGcatgtttgaaaattatatcttatatttttactcttataagttacacattgagtttgTAAGCTCACTCTCAATTTCTCTTATTCTTAGGTAATCCTTAGACTTAGATGGGTCGATGCAACTGGAGTTCGATTAATTATCTACTtgttatatttgttattttaatatggtttattctgtttttgttttggactatttttaagtttaggtttagtttcgttttatttatttaaacatttttaattggtttaaatttgatctacaaaatgttaaattatatagCAACAAATCGTGTTTTCAAAATCGGACTCAACTAAGAATTTTCGCTGCAAACGTAAGtgttttatgaataaataatcgacaaatttatcgaaatggttAAGAACGATATTTtcctcaaataaaatcaaattttacttaataagAGCTAGCATTGTTTTATAAGTTGAACAGATTCtgggtttttaaataaattgtagTAATATCTCCAGATCTGgctataacgtctaggccaggtttggggtgttacagagccTATAAGCTCACCCAATGTTTCTAACTTCTCAATTAATCAACATATTTAGGACCAGACGACGTGCAAGAGATCAGATTGAGTTCTCAATTATTTAAGTATGATGGttcatgtttttaaattattctggACATTCTGATTTTTTGGGGGGGGTTTGTAAATCTTTTTTCAGATTTTGCTTTGCTTAGTTGGATTTAGTAATTATTACTTAAAACTGCAAGATTTTgtgttttacaaattaagtcatggttttcaaattttagtacTCTAAAATTTCCACTACAAAATAAAGTAATCACTTAAATGTTTTtctataacaaaataaatagttttaatgattgttttcttaaaaactGAAAAGTGATTTTCTAGAATTAATATTATCAAAACAcacaatttcaaatttattttcggGTTTTAAACAAGTTAATCTAATTTCTCCAGATTTGACCATAACGTATAAACCAAGTTTGTGGCGTTACAATTTTTGTcctcaatttatatatatatttatcaatctaacccgattttatataaaaaattaaaatcatttataaaatagaaaatgtgtataaaattctagaaaaataaaatcttgaatATGTTGTTGAAGAACTAAAATGTatgagaaataaagaaaagtatcATTCAATAGAATCCAATAACAAATTAGAAacaaaacgaaataaaaaagttCAGTTTCATGCTCTTGAAGAACGTCTAGGACTAATATTATAGAGACTTATAAAATCGACCCGGCTGTCATTTTTTTGgtcaaaagattacaaaatataccacaaattttttttcaaactcagttcaaattttaattacatttaaattatttttcaaaaccgaAATTGTAAGAACAAAATGTGTTTCTTCTTCCATGGTTGGTTGAGTTGAGCTTAGACAAGGTTTTTATGTCACGAGCTGTTCGAACtccaattcaatttaaataataaaaatctttttaaatattaaatttaattaagagtataaaaatatttttgaacattttattattttttgaactcTCAAATGGACTTTTCAAAGTAGACGGATTTCTTATTCGTCTTTTTATAcatgtaattattaattattttctctttcttcttctccttcacACACTTTCCCATTAATTCCTATCACAATTTTGCTTATTTctattttcacctttttcttcactctttttattttcttttcatctccAAGGTCTATCACTAATTTTCAAGCATCCAGTCAAGGTAATTTCCTTTCATTTGCTTCATTCATGACTATACAatgattgtttttttattatcagCTACTGTTATAGCAGCTTGCTTTGTAAGATGGTCAAGATAATAAGATCTGCGGCAATGGTTTCCTCTAGTGATTATCAACAGTTTTAGATTTTAAGACAGGATGATCAGCAGACATAATCTACTATAGATACAGATTAATACGAAAAGAGCTATGCTTTGTAAGATAGTCAAGGTAATAAGATCTGAAGCAATGATTTCCTCTACTGATTATCAATTTTAAGACAGGATGATCAGCAGACATAGTATACTATAGATACAAATTAACTCGAAAAGAGCTACCCAGAAGCAATATAATGTTGAAATCTCATGCTGATGAACATTTTACCTCTTCATATTCTGTAATGAACTCTTGCACACTTGAATCTAGCATGTTGTATAGTTTGAGGGGTTGATTCTGGATATACAATGGTGACCAGGATTTCATCATGTTTCTGTCTGCCACCCATCCATAGCTCCATCTAATAGACGCCATTGCTTGAAACTTGCATTCATAATTTCCTTTTCACGCTTACACCGACATATCAATACTTCATAAAATATCCAACTCATTCACAGATTTTCATTCTCTGCTACTGTTATATATGATTGCATTACAGGGACATAGCAATGGAGTACGTAGAGCCTGTTGTAGGCATTGCAAATTGTCTCGGAACTCCTGTTTGTAAATATTTGCAATATCACAGAAAGCTGAACGATTATGTGAGAAACTTCAAGAGGATCAGAGATGAATTGAATTGCAAAATGGAAGATATAGAGCTGCAATTGAAAGCAGAGCTTCTTCGTCCTTTGGGGAAGATACCAAAGAAGGGAGTTGAAAATTGGTTGAAAGATGTGAAAGAGATGATTGCGGAAGCACAGGATGTGGAAAATAAAGTCAGGAACGGAAGATATCTCTGTCGTGCTTGCAACGGGAAGCTGGTTGATGAAAAGACTCTAGAAATGaagggatttcttgataaagctCCTAATGCCTCTGAAGGTCTTGCCATGGATGGTCCAAGAGCTGGGTTGCCACTGCCAACATCAGAACTAGTTGGAGAGGAAGCTCTCAGAAATTTGATTTGGGGATGTTTGATGCAGGAGGAGGTGAGCAAGATTGGGGTTTGGGGGATGGGCGGTGTGGGTAAAACCACTATCATGAAGCACATCCACAATGATCTTTTGAAACAACAAAGATTCGAAAGGGTAATCTGGGTTACCATATCAAAGGAGTTCAATGTAATGAAGGTACAAGATAATATTGCAAGTGCGTTGGAGTCGAAGGAATATTTAGACAAAGAAGAGGACAAGCTCAGACGAGCTGCAATCTTGTCAGAAATGCTGAAGAACGCAGGAAAGCATGTTCTAATCCTAGATGATGTGTGGGATAAAGTCTCTCTAGAGGAAGTTGGGATCCCCGAGCCAAGTGGCAGCAATGGCTGCAAGTTGGTGTTGACAAGCCGTTCGGAGCATGTCTGTAAGTATATGGGTTGTAAGGTGATAAAAGTGAAGCCCCTTTCAGAAGAAGAGGCATTGATACTATTCTTGAATAAAGTTGGACCTAACATAGTTCAAAGTCCAACTATAATGCCTACTTTGAAGCTTGTTGTCCTCGAATGTGCGGGTCTACCTCTTACAATTGTCGTGGTAGCCGGTACCATGAAAGGAGAAGATAACCCTCTTATTTGGAAAAATGCACTCGGGGAATTAAAAGAGAGAATAGGGAAAGTTGAAGGAGTGGAAGCTGAGGTAATCGAGCGCTTGAAATTTAGCTTCGACCACTTAAAGGACGAGAATGTGAAATATTGTTTCTTACATTGCGCATTATATCCCgaagattttgaaattgaaaaggaTGAACTAATTGAGTGTTGGATTGAAGAGGGATTCATAGATGATATGCGTACAAGACAAGAAATGAAAGGCAAGGGCCATGTTATTTTGAAGAAGTTAGAAGATAATTGCTTGTTGGAAAATGTCTCgagtggaaaaataaaaatgcatgaTGCAGTGAGAGACTTGGCATTGTCGATCACAAGAATGAGTCCTCGATATATGATACAAGCAGGTTTGCAATTAGAAGAGTTACCAGAAAAGGAGCAATGGAGTCCGGATATTGAGAAAGTGTCACTTATGTATAACTCCATATCAGAAATTTCCATAGATGTGCTGCCCACAAAATGTCAACTGCTCACAACTTTGTTATCGCAGCGTAACCCTATAAAGAAGATCTCATATTCTTTCTTCATAAACATGCCTTGTCTTAGTGTTCTCAATTTGTCCTCTACGAAGATCAAAAGTTTACCAAATTCCATCTCTGAACTAAAGAACCTCACAACATTGTTGCTTCGTGGCTGTTATGAATTAAGAGATCTGCCATGTCTTTCGATGCTTCAAGAATTGAAGAAGTTGGATCTTTCTGCGACTAAAATTGAGGAAGTCCCTGAAGGAATGGATATGCTGATAAAGCTAAGATATCTTGATCTTGAAGTGCTCACTCTGAAAGAGATACCCGCTGGACTTTTACCAAAACTCGTTCACCTTCAGCACTTGGGTTTTCATGTGAACAATGAAAAAACAAGTCTAAAAGCAGAGGAGATGGAACCATTGAAGAAGTTGGGGTGCTTAACCGGATGTTTCGAAGACATCAATGAATTGAATAAGTTCATCTCCTCAATGCAACAAAGtaagaaaaatctcatcaaGTACTCTTTACAGGTGGGCTTAGCTAAGTTCCTTCATAGAAGAGATAAAAGAGTAACAATTGCAGGAATCCAGAATTGGGAAGGTGAGTTAATTATGCACCCAATTGAAATTCAAGAGTTGAATATTGTTAAGTGCGACTATTTGAGAAGCTTAGTCGATGACAATTCTTCCTTCAAAAATGCGATTGACTTGAGGGTTTGTAGGATTTGGGGGTGTGAAGGGATAGAGTGTGTTGTTTCCCTGTCCTCTTTTGCCTCTTCTTCCGCTCATCCATTTCAGAGCCTGGAGATGTTGGATCTTAAACATCTGCCAAAGTTGAGTGCCCTTATTATGAAAGATGCAGGAATTGGTTCAGCAACAACATCAACATTGGCTCCGTCTGCCTGCTTTTCCCATCTTAAGAAATTTTATGTAGTGAGATGCTCAAGTATGAAGACGTTGCTTCCACATTGGTTGCTTCCAAACATCCAAAACCTGGAAGAAATTTGGGTGTCAGAATGTGATGAGATAGTAGAAATATTGGGAGCAGCAACATCAGAAGTTGAAGAAGAAGGGAGTGATGCATTAATCAAATTCCATCTTCCCAAATTGATAAAGTTGGAATTGTGGAGATTACCAAATTTGAAGAGCATTTGCAGCAAAAGTAGAGTGATGGTTTGTGACTCTCTCCAACTTATCCGGGTTTTAGGATATTGTACTAAACTGAAGAGAATTCCTCCATTTGTTCCCCTTGTTGGCAATGGGCAGCCATTTGCATATGCTCCACCTTCTCTTACCATCAGGTCAAGCACAGAATGGTGGGAATCGTTGGAGTGCGATGACCatccaaactttaaaaatgttCTTCAACCCCTTTGGAAGGAAGAAAGGTATGAACCAtttatagtttagtttatttatttttatttttataaatctaatttctccatattaataaaatttcaggGGTATTTGGAGACGtcgaagaagagaaagatgaaaGGGTTGGTGGGAAAAAAGGAGGGGGGAGGATAGTGCAAAAGAGAGGAGAAAAGGAATGATGGAAGGAAGAggtaaaaaccaaataaattagCTTCATATTTTTTCTATGTTTGTTTTGAAAGAATGAGTATTGAATATGgataaaatagagaaatttggtagggtttaaaaatataatatataatttaaatatcaattattcaaaataatggtATTTTAGATAGCAAAggtattgaaaatttaaagtgattaattaccttttatcattataaataaataccataatttcttgttaaataaaataaaaaatatcattactTCTTCTTTCAACAATCATtctattctaaaataaaattacctttttatcaatataaataaataccataatttctttttattctggaaaaaaatttgaaaatttatgttgttttcttgaaaatttatcaatttatattgttttttacaAATAGAAAGGAAAACGCGTCTTATAGTTCTGATCGTCCATAGAAAACATGAGACGCGTTTTATTCTCTTTCCTAAAAAGCGCTTTGTAGGAGCAACTAAGGACAATGAACCACGACGTTCATGTCTTTTGTCAATTGtgcataattttgattggtacaATAACACATTTAGCCCTTGATGTTTACATACTTTTTTAGtttggtcttgattctaaaaaaaagCAACAAATTCAGTCTCATCATTTAcacatttacaaaaatataacgggctaaatttgttatcatatcaatcaaatttatgtaaaattgatgaaaaatattaatattgtgattaattgctcactttcgaaattagtagggattaaattgcttgATTTGTTTAGAGGGACCAAGTTGCGAATATCATAATTGAAAGGGATTAGAGAGGTTATTTTACctagtttaataattaaatggcATGTTAAATAttatgtgacataatttaaaataaaaatttgaaaaaaaaaggaagattgtaaaatagttgttttaaaaatcatggttttgaagtttttacaaatttttattcatttttaaatttcagttttatttaattttagtttctttaaaattttcattttaaaattagtagtAAAATTTAACGTgtcatttaatgattttaatagtaaaatgacaTGATTAATATAACATCAATAGTTTATAAATGTAATTAGATAAGTTTGAAGTtcgaaaatagatttaaaataatggTCATAATTTAGGGGTGGTTGATGTAATTAACTCATTTCTAATGGTACTTATAATTAAGTCTGTCTGCCACCAATCCATAGCTCCATCTAATAAACGCCATTGCTTGAAACTTGCATTCatgtttcactttcaatcattttcGTGTCCACCTTCAACCATCAGCCATCACTCACCATTGCTTAAGCTATTTTGcattttagaccataaattacTGAGTTGAAAACTCTAGTGTCCTTCTGCAGCCTTTTTTGGTCCAGGCTGGGCTCAAAAATTTGGGTCGACCTTGAATAAAACATTTAATCCCATATTTCATATTAGGCCAAGCTTGAGCAAAAATAACAGTTAGCAATATCTTGTCTAAGCCTGAGCCAAATCCGGCCCATGAGATAAAGCATTCAGATTGAACTACCGGTaacattatgagtttttggtcCATCCTTCATGGGGATGCAAAGAACAAAATTAACTAACTTTTGCCACTATAGAATGTTTGttcaactaaataaaataaagattgcCCTATAACTCTAGTTCCATTCAAGTTAAAACTTCTTCAGGCAAGATAATAGTAACATAATGCTAAAAGAACCAGCACAACCACCCCAGCAGGAGCTGCCCATATCCAGTAGTTCATCGACTCGGTTCTTTTGGTTCGATTCCTGTACCTACTAGTATTCTCCTTTGGTACTTTACCCTTCATTGAAACGGTAGCAGAAACAGGTGCATCAGTATTAACATCGACCTTCTCGGGTTCTGAATCTTGTGCCACAGCTTCAATCAGTTCCTCGGGATTCACAGCATTTGTCGATCCTGCCACCTTCTTCTTAGCTCTCTTTTCACGCTCCTGAAAAAAAGATCGAAAGAGTTTCAGTTTCAACCCACAAACTAATAACCGATAAAGCGAAACCAGATAAGGAAGCAAATGATTTCCTTGAGCTTCTTTTCAGCTTCCATTTGAGCTCTTCTAGCTGCTTTGGCTGCTGCTTTTTCAGCcaacttcttttttctttccatggCTTGCTTTGCTTTCGCTATTTCCTCTTCTCTCCAGTTCTTTCAGTTTTGCTGCATCGACTTCCTTGTTCTTTTGCAATTTTCCGGATACCAAAATTTCCTCTGCTACAACACTAATATCTGACAAAGGATTCGACTCCATTGCTATAGTCTCGGCATCTTTTGGGGCCTTTTTGGCTAGTTTAGTATCTGGTTGGGGACCTGATTTGGCCTCTTCCTTTGGTTGTCTTACACTAGGTCTCAGAATTGTTTCGGTTTCAGAATCCACTGGTTTCTCGGTGCAACCAGTGGTTTCTCATCAGGATTCCTTATCCGACCATCCCGACTCAATAGCCGATTGTCCAGGGATGGCAGAATTCTTTTCTCATAATCATCCCTGAAGAATTTATTGCCATTCCAGAGAGCCATAAACTTCTCAACCTAAAAGGAATATAAAAGATAAGTGAGCGGCTAAATATAAAGCAAATGAGATACATTGGAAGTAACATTAACAAGCAGTCTCAACAAACCTCCACAATTGATAACTCCTCAAGAGCCTTTATATCTTTCTGTGCAGCAAGCAGTTTGGCGTTGTGTACAATGGTACGGCTCTGGTAAAAGTGAGAATTctgaaattttgagaaagaaaGCAATTAAAACGAATCATTAGTAACATCATGCACAGGAATATTGGAAGTAGACATAATATGTATCATTTAATATCTTAAGTGATACTAGTTATTCATGCATAAATGAAAATGTTCCGACATGGTCAAGTATTATACGAAACAGATATCTGAAGCAAAGAAAAGGCGATACCCCCTGATCACTTTGTTTCCTCAGCTCCTGAATGTTTTCAAAAGCTTTGTCCCTCTTCAGGGTCACAGCTTTCAGCTCATTTTGTAAAGACTAGATTTTAGTCTCAGTTTCAtccaatttatctttaatttgctttttttttttttggaccaGACTGCATGCTGCTCCTTCCTTACTCCATTCAAATCAACACCCATAagctacaataaacaaatatagCATTTTTTTTTAGTGTAACACAATGGTGCTCGATATTCACAGAAAAAAAGAGGAGCAAACCCCGATGGATAAAGCAGAAAATAGAATTATGTTACTTTAACTTGATCTTGAATGTCTTCTTTCTGGCCTAATGAATCTTGAATCTTTGATCTCATTGCAGCATTAGCAATAACTTTCTCGCGGGTTCCCTCCAGGTGTTTGATTTCTTCAAGGATTCGCTTCTCCTCGCTCAACGAGATGCTTTCATGCTGAATGCGATATGGCAAGCTATGGATCTGCAATTCATAAATTCCATTGAAGTGActaaaggagaaaaagaaaagcattaaCTGCGGCagaaaacaatgaataaatCTAAATGCAGTCAAAGTTTATAGAAGTATCATACAATAAAATCGAGCTCTTCCTCAGATGCACATAAACTAAGTCGATTATCAACATCTTTATTATTGCGAAGCTTGCCTAAAGCCTGCTGCAGTGGTtctatttccctttttttctcaTCTAAAATCGtcttaaattgctcaaaatcaaCATTCAGCGCTCTCACTTGCGAAAGCCTCTCTGATCGTTCTGCCTGCATTAGCATAAAGATAATCACAATTTAGCCAACTGACAGCGCCattattttttacttctttcacattttttctcaaattctgAAGGCAAACACAACAATAATGAATCATTATACCAATAGCATATCTGTAAGTCTCATTACATTTCAAggacataaatttcaaacattcaaaTAAATGCTTCCGGGTTTAATTCCCCTACATTCATCATATTACAATAAGCACACCGTAATGACATAATGATAGGGctaataattatcttaaaagTATGACAATTAATGGCTACCATGCTATACAtctaattgaaattaataactTTTCACTCACCCTTTTTGCTTTTAATTCATCGGTAAGCTTAAACCTGGCTTTATTCCACTTTTGTATCTCTTTATCAGCCTGATCaagtttggcttttatagccggaTCTTCGTAGAAGCGATAcctaataaaatgaaaagagcGGATCTGCTTAGGTGCAGGCCACTCGTCGACCGCATCCTTCAGAAAGTCGGGATCGGATGCACCATTCTCTTCTTCCTTATCTGGTTCCTCACTATGTGAATCAACTTGAATGGGGTTATTATAAACTGGATCCTTATCCAGTTTCCCATTTTCATGAAGAAATGATTTGTCTACTTCAGTCACTTTATCAATAGACAATTGTGCCAGGTCTGAATCAACATCCTTTACACCCATTAAACACAAATTTGAGCTACCTGAAAACATGCAAAAACAAAGATTATGATACcatataacaacaaatataaatataaaatattatttcattcataaaataaaaattttaaaaccagaCACCTGATAGACAtgtataaaacaatatatattaaataaataaattttaaagaacaaTTAATGTAGCCAATACAATTTGAAAGTCATTCCTTTAGCTAATTTTCTCATTAATCAGATCAAAAGAGTGAACAAACAGTAGAATtgcaaaaatatatgtatatattctaAATAAATGATAAACTATATTGGAGAAAAACAATAATCAGATAAAATCTAgatcaaaaactaaattataagtACATTAGCTCATGCTATAACAAAAGATCAAGCCTTTATCCGTCAAGAAAATTAACATGCAAAATCATATGACACTAAtggaaaagaagggaaaaaaaacccagaaatttACAAACATgagataaaatgaaaaacaaaaaaaaaaccctagaaataAAAACACGAGAAATAATTATGTAGTTTGTAAGGCCAGAAAgcttacatttttaaaatgaaaatgtcaaaataggATGTTTTTGTTGTCGAGAGAGGCATAGATACAAAGGTTCTGAGGTTctggataaaaaaaaaaacttcaactttttttattttacattggCGTAATGCCCAAATTTTATGAATTCTAGTTGTTAAACAGGTATGATGGTTAAGTGCCTTGAATGTTTGCTTTAGGTCTTGGAttcaatgcttttttttttgttaaattttcccTATTTATTATGGTATTATGTTCAACTTGAGCTTTAGGGCTTCTCTTATTTTCAATGATGAATCTACTGATTCAGTGGTAAGATTTTAGCTTATcaccaattaaattttataaaatttggtaAGTGGAATTTAgattaacataaatatttttatttatttattttaatttaattttactaaatctCTATTTTCACTCATTGTTTCAACCGTTCACACTCTCACCCCACTTCGTACGCTAATTTCTTTATTTCCCTATTCTGCAGTTTTATCTTCTTTTCTCTtccttctttcttctctttgatTGTTCCTGAATACTACCGTTTATTTTGTGAGTTCTATCACTTGGAT
This sequence is a window from Gossypium raimondii isolate GPD5lz chromosome 5, ASM2569854v1, whole genome shotgun sequence. Protein-coding genes within it:
- the LOC105767189 gene encoding disease resistance protein At4g27190; this encodes MEYVEPVVGIANCLGTPVCKYLQYHRKLNDYVRNFKRIRDELNCKMEDIELQLKAELLRPLGKIPKKGVENWLKDVKEMIAEAQDVENKVRNGRYLCRACNGKLVDEKTLEMKGFLDKAPNASEGLAMDGPRAGLPLPTSELVGEEALRNLIWGCLMQEEVSKIGVWGMGGVGKTTIMKHIHNDLLKQQRFERVIWVTISKEFNVMKVQDNIASALESKEYLDKEEDKLRRAAILSEMLKNAGKHVLILDDVWDKVSLEEVGIPEPSGSNGCKLVLTSRSEHVCKYMGCKVIKVKPLSEEEALILFLNKVGPNIVQSPTIMPTLKLVVLECAGLPLTIVVVAGTMKGEDNPLIWKNALGELKERIGKVEGVEAEVIERLKFSFDHLKDENVKYCFLHCALYPEDFEIEKDELIECWIEEGFIDDMRTRQEMKGKGHVILKKLEDNCLLENVSSGKIKMHDAVRDLALSITRMSPRYMIQAGLQLEELPEKEQWSPDIEKVSLMYNSISEISIDVLPTKCQLLTTLLSQRNPIKKISYSFFINMPCLSVLNLSSTKIKSLPNSISELKNLTTLLLRGCYELRDLPCLSMLQELKKLDLSATKIEEVPEGMDMLIKLRYLDLEVLTLKEIPAGLLPKLVHLQHLGFHVNNEKTSLKAEEMEPLKKLGCLTGCFEDINELNKFISSMQQSKKNLIKYSLQVGLAKFLHRRDKRVTIAGIQNWEGELIMHPIEIQELNIVKCDYLRSLVDDNSSFKNAIDLRVCRIWGCEGIECVVSLSSFASSSAHPFQSLEMLDLKHLPKLSALIMKDAGIGSATTSTLAPSACFSHLKKFYVVRCSSMKTLLPHWLLPNIQNLEEIWVSECDEIVEILGAATSEVEEEGSDALIKFHLPKLIKLELWRLPNLKSICSKSRVMVCDSLQLIRVLGYCTKLKRIPPFVPLVGNGQPFAYAPPSLTIRSSTEWWESLECDDHPNFKNVLQPLWKEERGIWRRRRRER